Proteins encoded by one window of Hylaeus volcanicus isolate JK05 chromosome 7, UHH_iyHylVolc1.0_haploid, whole genome shotgun sequence:
- the LOC128879703 gene encoding uncharacterized protein LOC128879703 isoform X1 → MFLKNQYIESPIIVFFHTFTNSTIEYCFFPLQYFTVSPTIIIDFYASIFNTQEGRTALHYCAACKDPEAVWDVLIGGDCDASICDKKGNPAAYYLDHSSEIELSEAERTMSRRKTSSGKECLDFKPSNIRIWIHNRDIGKLQQVLWEGHGQRLRVETSNNLRVKRFLEAVPFIMGTVKDIHAATVENNLEELKKKIDSTSPIVLCSKDSNGLNALHKAAGLGYTEIAREILARYPSVVEAQDNDGKTPLHYAAAVKDDGEMYNLLTEYGADESKLDNKQKTAGFYKNRPSDVDQTLLNVIPEAPRVSKPSYPKYWDWRILEGEEALSRTMKKVVSSTDIDSAFGSAESASKGFSRSIDQIKNVENHQDQQENSGNAEEAENAKDPEKEETSENVENTEDAEETEDTKDPDEGEDKEEPTEEAANPEDGEERSSDDDVVTGTPVQDAEEASQAENDEKEEPTEEPANEAEEEENKSADPEKNEDIDQAEDNKDHEERNEPSTGDSGVDDPGNDEDQVIAGEHEELPEAELNEDSMSADPEMEKLLENGNMEQLATLVLNGDGRRLVGRRSGNPELQAFIDRVPSYMGKIHAVHMAAREGNLRDLQSSLDRRKFAVARDGSSPRGATPLHVAVVFGNTTIIRYLAGRFPETAHAIDADGRTPLHYGATLADNGHYYNLLLHLGANPLVQDNFGKKAEYYKLNQTELSHKLLLRAFGANEKLADEMLTDKVPGGDTFSARRDITDPETLATLERCFRLLAGTRHSTTLKSPGTTGTLISRCLKRPIFDGIKHRVTRMDHNLFDVIWPALKIHGNSSYNSKASSAYSHVSNAIEEDPSSTAVAPDYESYIVFSEFFDPLIRDIHCVTASGDLPDHPAPRFFYSEDEEGEESPDTVDEVTISAIEAYDLDPPAKYVQAVVLECCRNLEKYTFPLTLTVNQLEEVEREITTELMSQEISGIMAEGSSEDEPGTYFTLNEILDQPSPIRAQLAAAGLLLPIADFDVQDERRLHGRHWPYGRGVYVASAGDLAAWVNVQDHLRIVCRTNDSRPGLIGRAYVRMAKIMVILDERMTFKRDKKLGFLSARPYAIGNTLRFNAIIRFPDLSKEFEHLKHLCVVRGLSIRETARQDTVRIGNQQSLSITELQTLQDFSRAVLNILSLEKELTINSSMKIANLIAGLFRKRTSAKRFQG, encoded by the exons atgtttttaaaaaatcaatatatagAATCACCTATAATTGtcttttttcatacttttacgAACTCTACtattgaatattgtttctttccaCTACAATACTTTACTGTATCGCctacaattataattgatttttatgcGAGTATCTTTAATACCCAGGAAGGTAGAACAGCGTTACACTACTGTGCTGCTTGCAAGGACCCCGAGGCAGTTTGGGATGTTCTCATAGGAGGCGATTGCGACGCGAGTATCTGCGATAAAAAGGGCAATCCCGCTGCTTATTATCTGGATCATAGTTCTGAGATCGAGTTATCGGAAGCTGAAAGGACTATGTCTCGCCGAAAGACGAGCAGTGGAAAAGAAT GTTTGGACTTTAAGCCTTCCAACATAAGAATATGGATCCATAACAGGGACATTGGGAAATTGCAACAAGTTTTGTGGGAAGGACATGGGCAAAGACTTCGGGTCGAGACCAGTAATAATCTTCGCGTTAAAAGGTTTCTGGAAGCTGTCCCGTTTATAATG GGCACAGTAAAAGATATCCATGCAGCAACGGTAGAAAACAATTTAGAGgaactgaaaaagaaaattgactcTACGTCGCCCATCGTCCTGTGTAGCAAAGATAGCAATGGTTTAAACGCCCTACATAAG GCTGCTGGATTGGGGTACACGGAAATTGCACGCGAAATTCTTGCAAGATACCCATCGGTCGTGGAAGCGCAAGACAACGATGGAAAAACGCCCCTGCATTATGCAGCCGCGGTAAAAGACGATGGAGAGATGTATAACTTGTTGACAGAATACGGGGCTGACGAAAGTAAATTGGACAAT AAACAAAAAACAGCGGGATTCTACAAGAATCGACCTTCAGACGTAGATCAAACTCTTTTGAACGTGATACCGGAAGCGCCTCGAGTCTCTAAGCCGTCCTACCCCAAATACTGGGATTGGAGGATTTTAGAAGGTGAGGAAGCATTGTCGAGAACCATGAAGAAGGTTGTCAGCAGTACAGACATTGACAGCGCGTTTGGCAGCGCTGAATCTGCATCCAAAGGTTTCAGCAGATCCATAGATCAG ATCAAGAACGTTGAAAACCATCAAGACCAGCAGGAAAATTCAGGAAACGCAGAAGAGGCAGAGAACGCAAAAGAtccagaaaaagaagagactAGTGAAAATGTGGAAAACACAGAGGATGCAGAGGAAACAGAAGATACAAAAGACCCAGATGAAGGAGAAGACAAGGAGGAGCCTACAGAGGAAGCGGCGAATCCTGAGGATGGGGAGGAAAGATCGTCGGATGACGACGTAGTGACAGGTACACCTGTGCAAGATGCAGAGGAAGCTTCCCAAGCTGAAAATGACGAGAAAGAAGAACCCACGGAGGAACCTGCGAATGAAgctgaagaagaagaaaacaaatcaGCAGATCCCGAGAAAAACGAGGACATTGACCAGGCGGAGGATAACAAGGATCACGAAGAGAGAAACGAGCCAAGCACGGGTGATTCTGGGGTCGATGATCCAGGAAACGACGAAGATCAG GTCATCGCAGGAGAACACGAGGAGCTTCCAGAGGCAGAACTGAACGAGGACAGCATGTCGGCGGATCCGGAAATGGAGAAGCTACTGGAGAACGGGAATATGGAACAGTTGGCCACTTTGGTTCTCAATGGAGATGGAAGGAGATTGGTTGGCAGGCGTTCGGGGAATCCTGAGCTCCAGGCTTTCATCGACCGTGTTCCTTCTTATATG GGCAAGATTCATGCTGTGCATATGGCAGCACGAGAAGGAAATCTGAGAGATCTGCAAAGTTCATTGGATCGTCGCAAATTTGCAGTAGCAAGAGATGGTTCGTCGCCACGCGGTGCAACGCCTCTTCATGTTGCAGTTGTATTTGGAAACACTACTATCATTAG ATATCTGGCGGGGAGGTTTCCAGAAACTGCGCATGCAATCGATGCAGATGGCCGAACACCTTTGCATTATGGGGCAACTCTCGCAGACAATGGTCATTATTATAACCTTCTACTTCATTTGGGAGCCAATCCTCTAGTTCAAGACAAT TTCGGGAAAAAAGCGGAGTATTACAAGCTAAATCAAACCGAATTGTCGCATAAATTGCTTCTCCGTGCTTTTGGAGCTAATGAGAAACTGGCGGATGAAATGTTGACAGACAAag TTCCCGGAGGCGACACGTTCTCCGCACGTCGGGACATAACCGACCCAGAGACACTAGCCACCCTGGAGAGGTGTTTCCGTCTGCTAGCAGGCACCAGACACAGCACGACCCTGAAATCGCCGGGGACCACCGGTACACTGATCAGCCGTTGTCTAAAACGGCCCATATTCGATGGTATCAAGCACCGTGTGACACGCATGGATCACAATCTCTTTGACGTGATCTGGCCCGCTTTAAAGATACACGGCAACTCGAGTTACAACAGCAAGGCGAGCAGCGCTTATTCGCACGTCAGCAACGCTATCGAAGAGGACCCGTCCTCGACAGCCGTGGCGCCGGACTATGAGAGCTACATCGTCTTCTCAGAATTTTTCGACCCACTGATCAGGGACATCCACTGCGTCACCGCCAGTGGCGATCTTCCTGACCATCCAGCGCCGAGATTCTTTTACAGCGAGGACGAGGAAGGCGAGGAGAGCCCAGACACCGTAGACGAGGTCACTATCTCGGCAATCGAGGCGTACGATCTCGATCCTCCAGCTAAGTACGTTCAAGCTGTGGTGCTGGAATGCTGTAGGAACCTGGAGAAGTACACGTTTCCCCTAACGCTGACGGTGAACCAATTGGAGGAGGTGGAACGAGAGATCACCACCGAGCTGATGAGCCAAGAGATTTCTGGGATAATGGCCGAGGGTAGCAGCGAAGACGAGCCAGGAACGTACTTTACCCTCAATGAAATCCTGGATCAACCCAGTCCTATCAGGGCCCAGCTGGCTGCTGCTGGTTTGCTGTTACCAATCGCAGATTTTGATGTACAGGATGAGAGACGTCTACACGGCAGGCACTGGCCCTATGGCCGTGGAGTTTACGTTGCCTCTGCTGGGGATCTAGCTGCCTGGGTGAACGTCCAGGACCACCTGAGGATCGTTTGTCGGACCAATGATAGTAGACCAGGCTTGATCGGTCGCGCCTACGTGAGAATGGCGAAAATTATGGTGATTCTCGATGAGAGAATGACGTTCAAGAGGGACAAGAAGCTGGGCTTCCTCAGTGCTCGGCCGTATGCTATCGGCAACACACTGAGATTCAACGCCATAATACGGTTCCCAGACCTGTCGAAGGAGTTCGAGCACCTGAAACACCTGTGCGTTGTTCGTGGATTAAGTATACGCGAAACAGCCAGACAAGACACTGTTAGAATAGGCAACCAACAATCCTTGAGCATTACCGAACTGCAAACCCTTCAGGACTTCTCCAGAGCAGTGTTGAATATTTTGAGCTTGGAGAAGGAGCTGACTATAAATAGCTCGATGAAAATCGCTAATTTAATTGCAGGACTATTTCGAAAACGGACTAGTGCAAAACGTTTTCAGGGTTAA
- the LOC128879703 gene encoding uncharacterized protein LOC128879703 isoform X3, which translates to MFLKNQYIESPIIVFFHTFTNSTIEYCFFPLQYFTVSPTIIIDFYASIFNTQEGRTALHYCAACKDPEAVWDVLIGGDCDASICDKKGNPAAYYLDHSSEIELSEAERTMSRRKTSSGKECLDFKPSNIRIWIHNRDIGKLQQVLWEGHGQRLRVETSNNLRVKRFLEAVPFIMGTVKDIHAATVENNLEELKKKIDSTSPIVLCSKDSNGLNALHKAAGLGYTEIAREILARYPSVVEAQDNDGKTPLHYAAAVKDDGEMYNLLTEYGADESKLDNKQKTAGFYKNRPSDVDQTLLNVIPEAPRVSKPSYPKYWDWRILEGEEALSRTMKKVVSSTDIDSAFGSAESASKGFSRSIDQIKNVENHQDQQENSGNAEEAENAKDPEKEETSENVENTEDAEETEDTKDPDEGEDKEEPTEEAANPEDGEERSSDDDVVTGTPVQDAEEASQAENDEKEEPTEEPANEAEEEENKSADPEKNEDIDQAEDNKDHEERNEPSTGDSGVDDPGNDEDQVIAGEHEELPEAELNEDSMSADPEMEKLLENGNMEQLATLVLNGDGRRLVGRRSGNPELQAFIDRVPSYMGKIHAVHMAAREGNLRDLQSSLDRRKFAVARDGSSPRGATPLHVAVVFGNTTIIRYLAGRFPETAHAIDADGRTPLHYGATLADNGHYYNLLLHLGANPLVQDNFGKKAEYYKLNQTELSHKLLLRAFGANEKLADEMLTDKGDTPLDMPIFQEEEGRYLASSLGDPLLKGLTEVANARPKDPVTYLATYLYNFANKNKNGGQEQEPNVLIIPDRAEENIENIENENPDDDAGYPRSPGSDAPESAFSNPNRDEHGQSVIHFAAIRSYSKDGLFNLLQESQINIGFRDELYRTARDVAELANVRENVEEIDRFVAYLAARGETEKLVELLLEGYDHILDVEDEGTNIVDIAGERGHEATVQFLQSIPNYVAQREEVHHEIRMDNVPKAMELLNRNNGGGKLLAMGKNAMSRCALHIAVLRENEELVEYIANAYPETLRIGDNLERTPLHYAMGLPLVEELSNILIHAGAKRTVKDLKSRQPSYYFMNRSDIERLQEEEESLIK; encoded by the exons atgtttttaaaaaatcaatatatagAATCACCTATAATTGtcttttttcatacttttacgAACTCTACtattgaatattgtttctttccaCTACAATACTTTACTGTATCGCctacaattataattgatttttatgcGAGTATCTTTAATACCCAGGAAGGTAGAACAGCGTTACACTACTGTGCTGCTTGCAAGGACCCCGAGGCAGTTTGGGATGTTCTCATAGGAGGCGATTGCGACGCGAGTATCTGCGATAAAAAGGGCAATCCCGCTGCTTATTATCTGGATCATAGTTCTGAGATCGAGTTATCGGAAGCTGAAAGGACTATGTCTCGCCGAAAGACGAGCAGTGGAAAAGAAT GTTTGGACTTTAAGCCTTCCAACATAAGAATATGGATCCATAACAGGGACATTGGGAAATTGCAACAAGTTTTGTGGGAAGGACATGGGCAAAGACTTCGGGTCGAGACCAGTAATAATCTTCGCGTTAAAAGGTTTCTGGAAGCTGTCCCGTTTATAATG GGCACAGTAAAAGATATCCATGCAGCAACGGTAGAAAACAATTTAGAGgaactgaaaaagaaaattgactcTACGTCGCCCATCGTCCTGTGTAGCAAAGATAGCAATGGTTTAAACGCCCTACATAAG GCTGCTGGATTGGGGTACACGGAAATTGCACGCGAAATTCTTGCAAGATACCCATCGGTCGTGGAAGCGCAAGACAACGATGGAAAAACGCCCCTGCATTATGCAGCCGCGGTAAAAGACGATGGAGAGATGTATAACTTGTTGACAGAATACGGGGCTGACGAAAGTAAATTGGACAAT AAACAAAAAACAGCGGGATTCTACAAGAATCGACCTTCAGACGTAGATCAAACTCTTTTGAACGTGATACCGGAAGCGCCTCGAGTCTCTAAGCCGTCCTACCCCAAATACTGGGATTGGAGGATTTTAGAAGGTGAGGAAGCATTGTCGAGAACCATGAAGAAGGTTGTCAGCAGTACAGACATTGACAGCGCGTTTGGCAGCGCTGAATCTGCATCCAAAGGTTTCAGCAGATCCATAGATCAG ATCAAGAACGTTGAAAACCATCAAGACCAGCAGGAAAATTCAGGAAACGCAGAAGAGGCAGAGAACGCAAAAGAtccagaaaaagaagagactAGTGAAAATGTGGAAAACACAGAGGATGCAGAGGAAACAGAAGATACAAAAGACCCAGATGAAGGAGAAGACAAGGAGGAGCCTACAGAGGAAGCGGCGAATCCTGAGGATGGGGAGGAAAGATCGTCGGATGACGACGTAGTGACAGGTACACCTGTGCAAGATGCAGAGGAAGCTTCCCAAGCTGAAAATGACGAGAAAGAAGAACCCACGGAGGAACCTGCGAATGAAgctgaagaagaagaaaacaaatcaGCAGATCCCGAGAAAAACGAGGACATTGACCAGGCGGAGGATAACAAGGATCACGAAGAGAGAAACGAGCCAAGCACGGGTGATTCTGGGGTCGATGATCCAGGAAACGACGAAGATCAG GTCATCGCAGGAGAACACGAGGAGCTTCCAGAGGCAGAACTGAACGAGGACAGCATGTCGGCGGATCCGGAAATGGAGAAGCTACTGGAGAACGGGAATATGGAACAGTTGGCCACTTTGGTTCTCAATGGAGATGGAAGGAGATTGGTTGGCAGGCGTTCGGGGAATCCTGAGCTCCAGGCTTTCATCGACCGTGTTCCTTCTTATATG GGCAAGATTCATGCTGTGCATATGGCAGCACGAGAAGGAAATCTGAGAGATCTGCAAAGTTCATTGGATCGTCGCAAATTTGCAGTAGCAAGAGATGGTTCGTCGCCACGCGGTGCAACGCCTCTTCATGTTGCAGTTGTATTTGGAAACACTACTATCATTAG ATATCTGGCGGGGAGGTTTCCAGAAACTGCGCATGCAATCGATGCAGATGGCCGAACACCTTTGCATTATGGGGCAACTCTCGCAGACAATGGTCATTATTATAACCTTCTACTTCATTTGGGAGCCAATCCTCTAGTTCAAGACAAT TTCGGGAAAAAAGCGGAGTATTACAAGCTAAATCAAACCGAATTGTCGCATAAATTGCTTCTCCGTGCTTTTGGAGCTAATGAGAAACTGGCGGATGAAATGTTGACAGACAAag GCGACACTCCACTTGATATGCCAATATTCCAAGAGGAGGAAGGTCGATATTTAGCATCAT CTCTTGGCGATCCACTGCTCAAAGGTTTAACGGAAGTTGCCAATGCACGTCCAAAGGATCCAGTTACATATCTGGCAACCTATCTATATAATTTTgccaataaaaacaaaaatggtgGACAAGAACAG GAACCCAACGTGTTGATCATTCCTGATCGCGCTGAAGAAAATATAGAGAATATTGAGAATGAAAACCCAGATGACGATGCTGGTTACCCACGAAGTCCTGGTTCTGATGCTCCAGAATCAGCTTTTAGTAACCCTAACAGA GATGAACATGGACAAAGCGTAATTCACTTTGCAGCAATTCGTTCTTACTCGAAGGATGGTCTGTTCAATCTCCTTCAAGAAAGCCAAATTAATATTGGTTTCAGAGATGAATTATATAGAACAGCTAGGGATGTTGCTGAATTGGCAAATGTTCGAGAAAACGTCGAAGAAATTGATCGTTTCGTGGCTTATTTAGCAGCAAGAG GAGAAACTGAGAAATTAGTCGAACTACTATTGGAAGGGTATGATCACATTTTGGACGTAGaagatgaaggtacaaacatCGTGGATATTGCTGGTGAACGGGGGCACGAGGCAACTGTACAATTCTTACAATCCATTCCAAATTACGTG gCACAACGCGAGGAAGTGCACCATGAAATCAGAATGGATAATGTACCAAAAGCAATGGAACTACTGAACAGAAACAACGGGGGAGGGAAATTGTTGGCTATGGGGAAGAATGCGATGAGTAGGTGTGCTCTTCACATTGCTGTCCTTCGCGAGAATGAAGAACTAGTCGAGTACATTGCGAATGCGTATCCAGAGACTTTGCGCATCGGTGACAAC TTGGAAAGAACCCCTTTGCATTACGCAATGGGATTGCCTTTGGTCGAAGAGTTGAGCAATATCCTCATTCATGCGGGTGCAAAACGTACCGTCAAAGATTTG AAATCACGGCAACCCTCCTACTACTTCATGAACAGGTCAGACATAGAAAGGcttcaagaagaagaagaaagtttgATCAAGTAG
- the LOC128879703 gene encoding uncharacterized protein LOC128879703 isoform X4: protein MSRRKTSSGKECLDFKPSNIRIWIHNRDIGKLQQVLWEGHGQRLRVETSNNLRVKRFLEAVPFIMGTVKDIHAATVENNLEELKKKIDSTSPIVLCSKDSNGLNALHKAAGLGYTEIAREILARYPSVVEAQDNDGKTPLHYAAAVKDDGEMYNLLTEYGADESKLDNKQKTAGFYKNRPSDVDQTLLNVIPEAPRVSKPSYPKYWDWRILEGEEALSRTMKKVVSSTDIDSAFGSAESASKGFSRSIDQIKNVENHQDQQENSGNAEEAENAKDPEKEETSENVENTEDAEETEDTKDPDEGEDKEEPTEEAANPEDGEERSSDDDVVTGTPVQDAEEASQAENDEKEEPTEEPANEAEEEENKSADPEKNEDIDQAEDNKDHEERNEPSTGDSGVDDPGNDEDQVIAGEHEELPEAELNEDSMSADPEMEKLLENGNMEQLATLVLNGDGRRLVGRRSGNPELQAFIDRVPSYMGKIHAVHMAAREGNLRDLQSSLDRRKFAVARDGSSPRGATPLHVAVVFGNTTIIRYLAGRFPETAHAIDADGRTPLHYGATLADNGHYYNLLLHLGANPLVQDNFGKKAEYYKLNQTELSHKLLLRAFGANEKLADEMLTDKVPGGDTFSARRDITDPETLATLERCFRLLAGTRHSTTLKSPGTTGTLISRCLKRPIFDGIKHRVTRMDHNLFDVIWPALKIHGNSSYNSKASSAYSHVSNAIEEDPSSTAVAPDYESYIVFSEFFDPLIRDIHCVTASGDLPDHPAPRFFYSEDEEGEESPDTVDEVTISAIEAYDLDPPAKYVQAVVLECCRNLEKYTFPLTLTVNQLEEVEREITTELMSQEISGIMAEGSSEDEPGTYFTLNEILDQPSPIRAQLAAAGLLLPIADFDVQDERRLHGRHWPYGRGVYVASAGDLAAWVNVQDHLRIVCRTNDSRPGLIGRAYVRMAKIMVILDERMTFKRDKKLGFLSARPYAIGNTLRFNAIIRFPDLSKEFEHLKHLCVVRGLSIRETARQDTVRIGNQQSLSITELQTLQDFSRAVLNILSLEKELTINSSMKIANLIAGLFRKRTSAKRFQG from the exons ATGTCTCGCCGAAAGACGAGCAGTGGAAAAGAAT GTTTGGACTTTAAGCCTTCCAACATAAGAATATGGATCCATAACAGGGACATTGGGAAATTGCAACAAGTTTTGTGGGAAGGACATGGGCAAAGACTTCGGGTCGAGACCAGTAATAATCTTCGCGTTAAAAGGTTTCTGGAAGCTGTCCCGTTTATAATG GGCACAGTAAAAGATATCCATGCAGCAACGGTAGAAAACAATTTAGAGgaactgaaaaagaaaattgactcTACGTCGCCCATCGTCCTGTGTAGCAAAGATAGCAATGGTTTAAACGCCCTACATAAG GCTGCTGGATTGGGGTACACGGAAATTGCACGCGAAATTCTTGCAAGATACCCATCGGTCGTGGAAGCGCAAGACAACGATGGAAAAACGCCCCTGCATTATGCAGCCGCGGTAAAAGACGATGGAGAGATGTATAACTTGTTGACAGAATACGGGGCTGACGAAAGTAAATTGGACAAT AAACAAAAAACAGCGGGATTCTACAAGAATCGACCTTCAGACGTAGATCAAACTCTTTTGAACGTGATACCGGAAGCGCCTCGAGTCTCTAAGCCGTCCTACCCCAAATACTGGGATTGGAGGATTTTAGAAGGTGAGGAAGCATTGTCGAGAACCATGAAGAAGGTTGTCAGCAGTACAGACATTGACAGCGCGTTTGGCAGCGCTGAATCTGCATCCAAAGGTTTCAGCAGATCCATAGATCAG ATCAAGAACGTTGAAAACCATCAAGACCAGCAGGAAAATTCAGGAAACGCAGAAGAGGCAGAGAACGCAAAAGAtccagaaaaagaagagactAGTGAAAATGTGGAAAACACAGAGGATGCAGAGGAAACAGAAGATACAAAAGACCCAGATGAAGGAGAAGACAAGGAGGAGCCTACAGAGGAAGCGGCGAATCCTGAGGATGGGGAGGAAAGATCGTCGGATGACGACGTAGTGACAGGTACACCTGTGCAAGATGCAGAGGAAGCTTCCCAAGCTGAAAATGACGAGAAAGAAGAACCCACGGAGGAACCTGCGAATGAAgctgaagaagaagaaaacaaatcaGCAGATCCCGAGAAAAACGAGGACATTGACCAGGCGGAGGATAACAAGGATCACGAAGAGAGAAACGAGCCAAGCACGGGTGATTCTGGGGTCGATGATCCAGGAAACGACGAAGATCAG GTCATCGCAGGAGAACACGAGGAGCTTCCAGAGGCAGAACTGAACGAGGACAGCATGTCGGCGGATCCGGAAATGGAGAAGCTACTGGAGAACGGGAATATGGAACAGTTGGCCACTTTGGTTCTCAATGGAGATGGAAGGAGATTGGTTGGCAGGCGTTCGGGGAATCCTGAGCTCCAGGCTTTCATCGACCGTGTTCCTTCTTATATG GGCAAGATTCATGCTGTGCATATGGCAGCACGAGAAGGAAATCTGAGAGATCTGCAAAGTTCATTGGATCGTCGCAAATTTGCAGTAGCAAGAGATGGTTCGTCGCCACGCGGTGCAACGCCTCTTCATGTTGCAGTTGTATTTGGAAACACTACTATCATTAG ATATCTGGCGGGGAGGTTTCCAGAAACTGCGCATGCAATCGATGCAGATGGCCGAACACCTTTGCATTATGGGGCAACTCTCGCAGACAATGGTCATTATTATAACCTTCTACTTCATTTGGGAGCCAATCCTCTAGTTCAAGACAAT TTCGGGAAAAAAGCGGAGTATTACAAGCTAAATCAAACCGAATTGTCGCATAAATTGCTTCTCCGTGCTTTTGGAGCTAATGAGAAACTGGCGGATGAAATGTTGACAGACAAag TTCCCGGAGGCGACACGTTCTCCGCACGTCGGGACATAACCGACCCAGAGACACTAGCCACCCTGGAGAGGTGTTTCCGTCTGCTAGCAGGCACCAGACACAGCACGACCCTGAAATCGCCGGGGACCACCGGTACACTGATCAGCCGTTGTCTAAAACGGCCCATATTCGATGGTATCAAGCACCGTGTGACACGCATGGATCACAATCTCTTTGACGTGATCTGGCCCGCTTTAAAGATACACGGCAACTCGAGTTACAACAGCAAGGCGAGCAGCGCTTATTCGCACGTCAGCAACGCTATCGAAGAGGACCCGTCCTCGACAGCCGTGGCGCCGGACTATGAGAGCTACATCGTCTTCTCAGAATTTTTCGACCCACTGATCAGGGACATCCACTGCGTCACCGCCAGTGGCGATCTTCCTGACCATCCAGCGCCGAGATTCTTTTACAGCGAGGACGAGGAAGGCGAGGAGAGCCCAGACACCGTAGACGAGGTCACTATCTCGGCAATCGAGGCGTACGATCTCGATCCTCCAGCTAAGTACGTTCAAGCTGTGGTGCTGGAATGCTGTAGGAACCTGGAGAAGTACACGTTTCCCCTAACGCTGACGGTGAACCAATTGGAGGAGGTGGAACGAGAGATCACCACCGAGCTGATGAGCCAAGAGATTTCTGGGATAATGGCCGAGGGTAGCAGCGAAGACGAGCCAGGAACGTACTTTACCCTCAATGAAATCCTGGATCAACCCAGTCCTATCAGGGCCCAGCTGGCTGCTGCTGGTTTGCTGTTACCAATCGCAGATTTTGATGTACAGGATGAGAGACGTCTACACGGCAGGCACTGGCCCTATGGCCGTGGAGTTTACGTTGCCTCTGCTGGGGATCTAGCTGCCTGGGTGAACGTCCAGGACCACCTGAGGATCGTTTGTCGGACCAATGATAGTAGACCAGGCTTGATCGGTCGCGCCTACGTGAGAATGGCGAAAATTATGGTGATTCTCGATGAGAGAATGACGTTCAAGAGGGACAAGAAGCTGGGCTTCCTCAGTGCTCGGCCGTATGCTATCGGCAACACACTGAGATTCAACGCCATAATACGGTTCCCAGACCTGTCGAAGGAGTTCGAGCACCTGAAACACCTGTGCGTTGTTCGTGGATTAAGTATACGCGAAACAGCCAGACAAGACACTGTTAGAATAGGCAACCAACAATCCTTGAGCATTACCGAACTGCAAACCCTTCAGGACTTCTCCAGAGCAGTGTTGAATATTTTGAGCTTGGAGAAGGAGCTGACTATAAATAGCTCGATGAAAATCGCTAATTTAATTGCAGGACTATTTCGAAAACGGACTAGTGCAAAACGTTTTCAGGGTTAA